The Pochonia chlamydosporia 170 chromosome 1, whole genome shotgun sequence genome window below encodes:
- a CDS encoding dolichyl-phosphate-mannose--protein mannosyltransferase 4 (similar to Aspergillus terreus NIH2624 XP_001210162.1) produces the protein MARSQTPQGSLRQRNVGPKRTDSNDSAAPEVELDKLAKAAMKKNTSTCERDHWAAFSLTTILAFVTRFWGISHPNEVVFDEVHFGKFASYYLERTYFFDVHPPFAKLLFAFMGWLVGYDGHFHFENIGDSYIDNKVPYVAFRALPAILGALTVSVTYLIMWESGYSVPACIIAAGLVLFDNAHIGQTRLILLDATLVLAMACSLLFYIKFYKLRHEPFSRKWWKWLILTGFALSCDMSTKYVGLFAFVTIGAAVIIDLWDLLDIKRPGGAISLPRFGQHFAARAVGLIILPFLFYLFWFQVHFAVLSRSGPGDDFMSPEFQETLSDNVMLANAVDIHYYDTITIKHKETKAYLHSHTDRYPLRYDDGRVSSQGQQVTGYPHNDTNNHWQILPSSDDKQMGRIVRNNEAVRLRHVGTDTILLSHDVASPYYPTNQEFTCVSQEDAYGSRINDTLFEIRIENGKDEQEFKTIASYFKLIHFPSKVAMWTHAKPLPDWGSRQQEINGNKQIAPSSNIWLVEDIATLPADDARRQKPERQVKTLPFLRKWFELQRSMFYHNSKLTSSHPYASHPYQWPFLLRGVSFWTQNDTRQQIYFVGNPIGWWLASSLLAVYLGIILADQISLRRGIDALDHRTRSRLYNSTGFFWVAWATHYFPFYVMGRQLFLHHYLPAHLASCLVAGALVEFVFNAEPADEPKPRKSPKKHLTARERFAGQSMMGAWIASGVVLAVVLAGWWFFLPLTYGYPGLSVEQVVRRKWLGYDLHFAK, from the exons ATGGCCCGTAGCCAAACGCCGCAAGGCAGCTTACGGCAAAGAAATGTTGGCCCCAAAAGGACGGACTCGAACGACTCCGCCGCCCCTGAGGTAGagcttgacaagcttgcgAAGGCtgcgatgaagaagaatacGTCTACCTGCGAACGAGATCACTGGGCcgccttctccttgacaaccATTCTGGCATTCGTCACTAGATTCTGGGGAATTAGCCATCCCAATGAGGTGGTGTTTGACGAAGTCCACTTTGGCAAG TTCGCCTCATACTATCTTGAACGAACCTACTTCTTCGATGTCCATCCTCCCTTTGCCAAGCTTCTGTTCGCCTTCATGGGCTGGTTGGTCGGTTACGATGGTCACTTCCACTTCGAGAACATTGGCGATTCCTATATTGACAACAAGGTTCCTTATGTGGCTTTCCGAGCACTTCCCGCCATCTTGGGGGCCTTGACTGTGTCTGTTACGTATCTCATCATGTGGGAATCTGGTTACAGCGTTCCTGCTTGCATCATTGCCGCCGGGCTAGTCCTCTTTGACAACGCGCACattggccagaccagactgattctcctcgatgccacTCTGGTTTTGGCAATGGCGTGCAGTCTTCTCTTCTACATCAAGTTTTACAAGCTCCGCCACGAACCGTTTAGCCGCAAGTGGTGGAAGTGGCTTATCCTCACTGGCTTTGCCCTGTCCTGCGACATGTCCACCAAGTACGTCGGTCTCTTTGCCTTCGTAACCATCGGTGCCGCCGTCATCATTGATCTATGGGATCTGCTCGATATCAAGCGCCCTGGTGGCGCCATCAGCCTTCCTCGCTTTGGACAGCACTTTGCTGCTCGAGCTGTGGGCCTAATTATTCTTCCATTCCTATTTTACTTGTTCTGGTTCCAAGTCCACTTTGCTGTCTTGTCTAGATCTGGTCCTGGTGATGACTTCATGTCACCCGAATTCCAAGAGACATTGAGTGACAACGTCATGTTGGCAAACGCTGTTGACATTCACTACTACGACACCATCACGATCAAGCACAAGGAGACCAAGGCCTACCTGCACAGTCATACCGACCGCTACCCTCTACGCTATGATGATGGTCGTGTTTCTAGTCAGGGTCAACAGGTCACTGGCTACCCTCATaatgacaccaacaaccattGGCAGATTCTTCCCTCTAGTGACGACAAGCAAATGGGCCGAATTGTCCGAAACAACGAGGCGGTTCGATTGAGGCACGTTGGTACCGACACCATTCTCCTGTCGCACGATGTAGCTTCTCCTTACTACCCTACCAACCAGGAGTTCACCTGTGTGTCTCAAGAAGATGCTTATGGCTCTCGAATCAACGACACCCTGTTCGAGATCCGAATTGAAAACGGCAAGGATGAGCAGGAGTTCAAGACCATCGCCAGCTATTTCAAACTCATTCACTTCCCCAGCAAAGTTGCCATGTGGACTCACGCCAAGCCGCTTCCCGACTGGGGTTCCCGTCAGCAGGAAATCAACGGCAACAAGCAGATAGCTCCTAGCTCCAACATCTGGCTGGTCGAGGACATTGCCACTCTCCCCGCTGACGATGCCCGCCGACAGAAGCCCGAGCGCCAAGTCAAGACGCTTCCCTTCTTGCGCAAGTGgttcgagctgcagagaTCCATGTTCTACCACAACAGCAAGCTGACCAGTAGCCACCCTTATGCCAGCCACCCGTATCAGTGGCCGTTCCTGTTGCGTGGTGTCAGCTTCTGGACTCAGAATGACACCCGTCAGCAAATCTACTTTGTCGGTAACCCCATTGGTTGGTGGCTCGCGAGCAGTTTGTTGGCTGTCTATTTGGGTATTATTCTCGCAGACCAGATTTCTCTTCGCCGAGGCATCGATGCTTTGGATCACC GTACCCGCTCCCGCTTGTACAATTCTACTGGTTTCTTCTGGGTCGCATGGGCTACGCATTATTTCCCCTTCTACGTAATGGGTCGTCAGCTGTTCTTGCACCACTATTTGCCAGCCCATCTTGCCTCGTGCTTAGTCGCTGGTGCCCTCGTCGAGTTCGTGTTCAATGCGGAACCAGCGGATGAGCCAAAGCCTAGAAAGAGCCCCAAGAAGCACCTTACGGCCCGCGAGAGATTTGCCGGCCAGAGCATGATGGGAGCCTGGATCGCCAGTGGCGTCGTGCTGGCTGTCGTCCTTGCCGGCTGGTGGTTCTTCCTCCCACTGACATACGGCTATCCTGGCCTGTCAGTTGAGCAGGTTGTCCGAAGGAAGTGGCTCGGATACGATCTGCACTTTGCAAAATAA
- a CDS encoding endoribonuclease l-PSP domain-containing protein: MADQQIIFTKDAPFPVGPYSQAIKTPTAIYCSGQIPLTAEGTMVEGSIADKTKQCCQNLEAVLKEAGSSIPKVVKCNIFLSDMAHFAEMNSVYEKWFAHKPARSCVAVKTLPKNVDVEIEAIALP, translated from the exons ATGGCGGACCAGCAGATCATTTTCACCAAGGACGCTCCTTTCC CCGTCGGCCCTTAC TCCCAGGCCATCAAGACCCCGACGGCCATCTACTGCTCTGGCCAGATCCCCCTCACCGCTGAGGGCACCATGGTCGAGGGCTCCATcgccgacaagaccaagcagTGCTGCCAGAACCTGGAGGCTGTTCTGAAGGAGGCTGGTTCCTCTATCCCCAAGGTTGTCAAGTGCAACATTTTCCTCTCCGATATGGCCCACTTCGCT GAGATGAACTCTGTTTACGAGAAGTGGTTTGCCCACAAGCCCGCTCGCAGCTGCGTCGCTGTCAAGACCCTCCCCAAGAACGTCGAcgttgagattgaagccattgctCTCCCTTGA
- a CDS encoding NTF2-like protein (similar to Glarea lozoyensis ATCC 20868 XP_008081232.1), with product MASVYKKFLASPSSSLLDEKASLHYVTTTTSIYGATEIIKHLNTLQKQVKVKKQEFLNLVDGQTVIAAEVDTALEFQTSGGAYLPGLDDNFLSDRVAYLSIIHFVTLNEEGKILQIRQQWDQGSLLKQMEIVGKTGRNWPIRDSREQLTLIQSCLKSAGAAPARAESHNDVVIRNRVNSNNAMRDPHASLQLFGNREELEAASSESVVSPYAGHRKGQRSFADVLGDDPSGEHYEGSHNRHRSASPSKAGQGKNVQPMRIFEGQEHIEEEEDTPKTTKTSYIKPNPRKYSHFDFADGSDPQDRPEPGVSFEDRPRSKHDSQWDFQDFTTPHKSQPTKQYRAQDVRHWDTEASNMEDDSQQVGKARRDAETHFELQDDGEKLPHQERANARPRGSMHNDGLGLYKNKLFDQEGATPEPKRALGNITNLKGRGNDFDPHFAMTDESPAPDSSRNHQLPEGRMKAVKMMDANWSSYDKSPTTQKENQRGEARFLEDNKINIAGDGMGGRKGTNRDWLYGGGGDDDTPKPASRKANPGAAQKSFWDF from the exons ATGGCCTCCGTGTATAAGAAATTCTTGGCTTCTCCCAGCTCTTCTCTGCTGGATGAGAAAGCCTCACTACACtatgtcaccaccaccacgtccaTCTATGGCGCAACCGAGATCATCAAACACCTCAACACCCTCCAGAAacaggtcaaggtcaagaagCAAGAATTCCTGAACCTTGTCGATGGACAGACTGTGATTGCTGCCGAAGTCGATACGGCCCTAGAGTTCCAGACTAGTGGTGGCGCTTACCTTCCCGGCTTGGACGACAACTTCTTATCTGATCGCGTTGCCTATCTGTCAATT ATTCACTTCGTAACGCTCAACGAAGAAGGCAAGATTCTCCAGATTCGCCAACAATGGGATCAGGGGTCTCTGCTCAAGCAGATGGAAATCGTTGGAAAGACTGGACGCAATTGGCCCATCAGGGATAGCAGAGAGCAACTTACCTTGATTCAGTCTTGCCTCAAGTCGGCCGGTGCGGCACCTGCAAGGGCCGAGAGCCACAACGATGTAGTCATTCGAAACCGCGTCAACTCCAACAATGCTATGCGCGACCCCCATGCATCTCTGCAGCTCTTTGGCAACAGGGAGGAACTTGAGGCTGCTTCATCCGAATCTGTGGTGTCACCTTATGCAGGTCACCGCAAAGGACAACGGTCTTTTGCTGATGTTTTAGGCGACGATCCCAGTGGTGAGCATTACGAAGGATCCCACAACCGCCACCGATCAGCTTCGCCTAGCAAGGCCGGCCAGGGCAAGAATGTTCAGCCCATGCGTATCTTTGAAGGCCAGGAGCAtattgaggaggaggaggacaCGCCCAAGACCACCAAAACCAGCTACATCAAGCCGAATCCCCGCAAGTACAGCCACTTCGACTTTGCTGATGGATCCGATCCTCAGGACAGACCCGAGCCTGGTGTCTCGTTCGAGGATAGACCGCGATCGAAGCATGACAGCCAGTGGGATTTCCAAGACTTTACCACCCCCCACAAGTCTCAGCCTACCAAGCAGTACCGAGCACAGGACGTTCGTCACTGGGACACTGAGGCGAGCAACATGGAGGACGACTCTCAGCAGGTTGGAAAGGCTCGTCGTGATGCAGAAACCCATTTCGAACTCCAGGACGATGGTGAGAAACTGCCGCATCAAGAGCGCGCAAATGCTCGTCCGCGAGGTTCAATGCACAATGACGGTCTAGGCTTGTACAAGAACAAGCTGTTTGACCAGGAGGGAGCCACACCTGAACCCAAGCGAGCTCTTGGCAACATTACCAACTTGAAGGGTCGTGGCAATGACTTTGATCCTCACTTTGCCATGACTGACGAGTCTCCTGCGCCTGACTCTTCTCGaaatcaccaactcccagaGGGTCGCATGAAGGCTGTTaagatgatggatgccaacTGGTCCTCCTATGATAAATCACCCACCACGCAAAAGGAAAATCAGCGAGGCGAAGCCCGCTTCTTGGAGGACAACAAGATCAACATTGCGGGCGACGGTATGGGAGGTCGAAAGGGTACTAACCGTGACTGGCTCTACGGAGGcggtggcgacgatgatACTCCCAAGCCTGCGTCACGAAAGGCTAATCCCGGCGCCGCTCAAAAGAGCTTCTGGGACTTTTGA
- a CDS encoding autophagy-related protein 10 (similar to Colletotrichum gloeosporioides Nara gc5 XP_007278084.1), whose amino-acid sequence MFSTDGEYTTYVQILRPLEAQDDLDLDLDSFAISPSTASDDVPEADDKMIEDESDEATVVRPASHDMGYVTYEIHLHPTYRVPCLWFSLHGLPPHEPAFNIDTVFRRLVPDEYKEGLRGLGGIGGISADHHPITGVPTFFVHPCLLGDAISNFKCSRKDYLMVWLGLVGGCVGLWVPKEMAIQ is encoded by the exons ATGTTTTCGACTGATGGAGAATATACTACGTATGTTCAGATCCTTCGTCCGCTAGAGGCGCAAGATGATCTCGATCTCGATTTGGACAGTTTTGCAATATCCCCTTCTACAGCAAGTGATGATGTTCCAGAAGCAGACGACAAAATGATCGAGGACGAATCAGACGAG GCCACCGTCGTTAGGCCCGCGTCCCACGACATGGGATATGTGACATATGAAATTCACCTTCATCCCACATACAGGGTTCCATGCCTATGGTTTAGTCTCCATGGCCTCCCTCCACATGAGCCTGCCTTCAATATTGACACCGTATTCCGTCGCCTTGTTCCGGATGAGTACAAGGAGGGTCTCCGAGGACTGGGAGGAATCGGCGGCATCTCCGCAGAT CACCATCCCATCACCGGAGTCCCAACATTCTTTGTACATCCATGCTTGCTCGGAGATGCCATATCGAACTTCAAGTGTTCCAGAAAGGACTACTTGATGGTTTGGCTCGGCTTAGTTGGAGGTTGTGTGGGACTTTGGGTACCCAAGGAGATGGCAATTCAATGA
- a CDS encoding ARP2/3 actin-organizing complex subunit Sop2 (similar to Coccidioides immitis RS XP_001243380.1) translates to MAAPEVHHLFHNPIADHSFSADHSTLAVARDSYVELYGRVGNAFKLKDELKGHDKTVTSVDIAPSSGRIVTCSQDRNALVWEPSPTGYKPTLVLLRISRAATFVRWSPSETKFAVGSGDRVIAICYFEEENDWWVSKHLKKPIRSTITSVAWHPNSVLLAAGSTDAHARVFSSFIKGVDTKPEPSGWGERLPFNTVCGEFLNNSAGWVHSVAFSPSGNSLAFAAHDSSVTVVYPSAPEQPPRAILTVSTQLLPFKSLIWKSEDEIIAAGYDCEAFRFKGGESGWQLAGPVEVKGRDAGAQREESALNMFRQMDLRGKTKDDTQLKTVHQNTVTTIRPFESAGGRVTKFSSSGVDGRIVIWNA, encoded by the exons ATGGCAGCTCCCGAAGTTCATCACTTGTTCCATAACCCCATTGCGGATCACTCATTCTCTGCGGACCATAGCACCCTCGCCGTTGCACGGGACTCCTACGTTGAATTATATGGACGAGTTGGCAATGCATTCAAGCTCAAAGATGAGCTGAAGGGCCACGATAAGACTGTCACCAGTGTGGACATTGCGCCTAGCAGCGGCCGTATCGTCACTTGTTCGCAGG ACCGAAATGCCTTGGTATGGGAACCGTCCCCTACAGGATACAAGCCTACTCTTGTGCTTCTCCGAATCAGCCGAGCCGCCACTTTTGTTCGATGGTCTCCTTCCGAAACGAAGTTTGCCGTCGGGTCCGGTGATCGTGTCATTGCCATCTGCTACTTTGAGGAGGAAAACGACTGGTGGGTGTCGAAGCACCTGAAGAAGCCCATTCGCAGCACCATCACGAGCGTTGCATGGCACCCCAACTCTGTGTTGCTTGCCGCCGGTTCGACCGATGCCCACGCAAGAGTCTTCTCTAGCTTCATCAAGGGAGTCGACACCAAGCCCGAGCCCAGTGGTTGGGGTGAGAGGCTTCCGTTCAATACTGTCTGCGGAGAGTTTCTGAACAAttctgctggctgggtgCATTCCGTGGCGTTCTCCCCAAGCGGAAATAGCCTTGCTTTTGCCGCTCACGATAGCAGTGTCACTGTTGTCTATCCCTCTGCTCCTGAGCAGCCTCCTCGTGCCATCCTGACCGTTTCCACCCAGCTTTTGCCGTTCAAGAGTTTGATCTGGAAGAGTGAGGACGAGATTATTGCCGCCGGATATGATTGCGAAGCCTTCCGCTTCAAAGGCGGCGAGTCGGGCTGGCAGCTAGCTGGTCCTGTTGAGGTGAAGGGCCGTGATGCCGGAGCACAGCGCGAAGAATCCGCGCTGAATATGTTCAGACAGATGGATCTCAGGGGTAAAACCAAGGATGACACACAATTGAAGACTGTTCACCAAAACACCGTTACTACTATCCGCCCGTTTGAGTCTGCTGGTGGTCGTGTCACCAAGTTTAGCT CAAGCGGTGTGGATGGACGTATCGTAATTTGGAACGCCTAA
- a CDS encoding general amino-acid permease GAP1 (similar to Aspergillus terreus NIH2624 XP_001213488.1), whose product MAPPRDIELNTVQNLKIKEESLTHGSSYSMREPDYLDDRPPARFHRFLDGFKRDTNLSFFPSDHLSQVNSQSTQRRYGAHYYDLRLAALESANTGLARKLKGRHLQMIAIGGSIGTGLFVASGKALESGGPASLLIAFSIVGIMLYCTCQALGELAVLFPIAGSFSSWATRFLDPSWGFAMGWNYALQWLTILPLEIIAASLTISYWGETIPKAVFVAVFLFVILLINLFGVKGYGEAEFTFSIIKVIAVIGFILLGIVLNCGGTPDRGYIGGEFWQNPGAFNNGFKGLCSVFVTAAFAFTGTELVGLAAAETANPRKSLPTAIKQVFWRITLFYIVALTLVGLLVPYDDPRLIGGTSKADAKASPFVIAIEEAGIEVLPSVMNAVILIAVLSVGNSAVFGSSRTLAALANLRQAPQILGYVDKRGRPLVAILIAALVGLLAFLADLKEQGTVLDWLLAISGLSTVFTWTSICFCHIRFRRAWAARGRSLNDMAYNSQVGVIGSYVGFILNVLVLIAQFWVGAFPIGWENMSASAVTQNFFLKFMGVPIIFFFYIFHKLFFRTRFVKVPDMDIDTGRRDFNLPILFAQEKEEREGWPRWKRFYKFMC is encoded by the exons ATGGCACCACCTCGAGATATCGAGCTCAACACCGTGCAAAACCTCAAAATCAAAGAAGAGTCCCTCACGCACGGCAGCTCCTACAGCATGCGTGAGCCAGACTACCTCGACGACCGGCCGCCGGCCCGCTTCCACCGATTCCTCGACGGCTTCAAGCGCGACACAAACCTTTCCTTCTTCCCGAGCGACCACCTCAGCCAGGTGAACAGCCAGTCTACCCAACGCCGATATGGAGCGCATTACTACGATCTGCGTCTGGCGGCGCTGGAATCCGCAAATACCGGATTGGCGAGGAAGCTCAAGGGGAGACACTTGCAGATGATTGCGATAGGTGGCTCCATAG GTACCGGACTTTTCGTCGCTTCAGGCAAGGCTTTGGAGTCTGGCGGCCCTGCCTCGCTGCTTATTGCGTTTAGCATTGTTGGAATTATGTTGTATTGCACATGTCAGGCTCTGGGTGAATTAGCGGTTCTGTTTCCCATTGCTGGATCTTTTTCCTCGTGGGCGACGCGGTTTCTGGATCCGTCGTGGGGATTTGCAATGGGTTGGAA CTACGCATTGCAATGGCTTACGATTTTGCCACTCGAAATCATTGCCGCATCGTTGACAATCAGCTACTGGGGCGAGACGATACCCAAGGCCGTTTTTGTTGCCGTTTTTCTCTTTGTAATCCTATTGATTAATCTCTTTGGCGTCAAGGGCTATGGCGAAGCCGAGTTTACCTTTTCGATCATCAAAGTCATTGCCGTTATCGGCTTCAT TCTTCTCGGCATCGTCCTCAACTGCGGCGGAACACCAGACAGAGGCTACATTGGCGGAGAATTCTGGCAAAACCCAGGCGCattcaacaatggcttcaagggcCTCTGCAGTGTCTTTGTCACCGCAGCATTTGCTTTCACAGGCACCGAACTCGTCGGACTCGCAGCCGCCGAAACCGCCAACCCTCGAAAATCCCTCcccacagccatcaaacAAGTCTTTTGGCGGATAACGCTCTTCTACATCGTGGCCCTGACGCTCGTGGGCCTTCTAGTGCCGTACGACGACCCCCGCCTCATAGGTGGCACCAGCAAAGCCGATGCCAAAGCGTCCCcctttgtcattgccattgaagaaGCCGGCATTGAAGTCCTACCCTCCGTAATGAacgccgtcatcctcatcgccgTTCTCTCCGTCGGCAACTCCGCCGTCTTTGGTTCCTCACGAaccctcgccgccctcgccAACCTCCGACAAGCGCCCCAAATCCTCGGCTATGTCGACAAACGGGGCCGACCCCTCGTAGCCATCCTTATCGCCGCACTCGTCGGCCTCCTCGCCTTCCTCGCCGATCTCAAAGAGCAAGGCACCGTGCTGGACTGGCTCCTCGCCATTTCCGGCCTCTCCACCGTCTTCACATGGACCTCCATCTGCTTCTGCCACATCCGCTTCCGCCGCGCGTGGGCCGCCCGCGGCCGCAGCCTCAACGACATGGCCTACAATTCGCAAGTCGGCGTCATAGGCTCCTACGTCggcttcatcctcaacgtcctcgtcctcattGCCCAGTTCTGGGTCGGCGCCTTCCCCATCGGCTGGGAGAACATGTCCGCCAGCGCTGTCACACAAaatttcttcctcaaatTCATGGGCGtccccatcatcttcttcttctacATCTTCCACAAGCTATTCTTCAGAACTAGATTTGTGAAGGTTCCCGATATGGATATCGATACTGGCCGGCGAGACTTTAATCTACCCATTCTGTTTGcgcaggagaaggaggagagggaaGGGTGGCCCAGGTGGAAACGGTTTTACAAGTTTATGTGTTGA
- a CDS encoding nucleotide-binding, alpha-beta plait (similar to Metarhizium robertsii ARSEF 23 XP_007820300.2): MATAVPTRGLVPNASLPAKVQPIPPNQTLYVTNLASSKIQKADLRTALYMLFSTYGPVLDVVALKTMSMRGQAHIVYRDVQTATQAMRSLEGQEFLGKQLKIQYAKSKSHFVSKLDGTFKMPNASGAAVVEQTQLQQSIFNAPLPGSAPTKPPAAVDHVMNDAGTPESRGQKRGRDEEDEDEDSEGDVAMEEDSDDE; the protein is encoded by the exons atggccacagcAGTTCCGACCCGCGGCTTGGTGCCGAATGCGTCCCTCCCAGCCAAAGTTCAACCGATTCCGCCCAACCAGAC TCTATATGTAACGAACCTAGCGTCGTCAAAAATCCAAAAAGCCGACCTTCGAACTGCCCTTTACATGCTCTTTTCGACATATGGTCCTGTTCTGGACGTGGTAGCCTTGAAAACTATGTCCATGCGAGGGCAAGCACATATTGTCTACCGGGATGTACAAACAGCCACGCAGGCCATGAGATCCCTAGAGGGTCAAGAGTTCTTGGGCAAACAACTT AAAATCCAATAtgcaaagtcaaagtcgCACTTTGTTTCCAAGTTGGACGGAACTTTCAAGATGCCCAACGCGTCGGGCGCCGCTGTAGTCGAGCAGACACAGCTTCAGCAGAGTATCTTCAACGCACCACTGCCTGGATCAGCTCCTACCAAACCACCTGCGGCCGTGGACCATGTCATGAATGACGCAGGGACGCCCGAGAGCCGTGGCCAAAAGCGAGGAcgagacgaggaagatgaagacgaggataGTGAAGGCGATGTAGCAATGGAGGAAGACAGTGACGACGAATGA
- a CDS encoding mannosyl-oligosaccharide 1,2-alpha-mannosidase (similar to Aspergillus terreus NIH2624 XP_001212082.1) has translation MIRDPFDIHRKNVFKATAFQAVQNIRTTAAQVGATALDMSFNIPKNVPNFVAPHRDLEDRAWATLSRGKRSAGAGGFMDGVQSKVSHYFEDDSLPMYKDKPYGYGRKRWWRRKRVLSTIALALLTFLWLTGFIGGNDKKRSSTSKSTWAWLGMSKANKVANWDERRKSVVEAFELSWDTYSRYAWGYDEYHPISKTGKNMAPKGLGWIIIDSLDTMMLMNLTSRVEHAREWLSKSLTWDQDQDVNTFETTIRMLGGLLSAHYLSNEYPNLAPVKDDDPGKPGEDLYLEKAKDLADRLMSAFESESGVPYASVNLGKMQGLPSHADGGASSTAEATTVQLEFKYLAKLTGETNFWEKVEKVMEVVDNNNPKGGLVPIYLYATTGEFRGSNIRLGSRGDSYYEYLIKQYLQTNKQEPVYEQMWDEALEGVRKHLITYTEPTGYTIIGERPSGLDGYLSPKMDHLVCFMPGTIALGATGGLTEAEARKLPSWNKKKDTEMKLARELMQTCWGMYKVMATGLAAEITYFRIADPPLPESAPHHPPETFDSDPHASWRDDFQVQPNDVHNLQRPETVESLFYMWRITGDIKYREWGWEMFESFVNYTAVENEGGFTSLSNANTVPPVTRDNMESFWLAETLKYLYLLFSPNDLLPLDKVVINTEAHPFPRFDLGKLFSTGWKRKPRDAHGNIIGDSKTVSA, from the exons ATGATCCGCGATCCGTTCGATATCCACCGTAAGAACGTCTTTAAAGCCACTGCTTTTCAAGCTGTCCAGAATATCAGAACCACGGCAGCGCAGGTCGGCGCAACGGCCCTCGACATGTCGTTCAACATCCCGAAGAATGTCCCCAACTTTGTAGCACCCCATCGAGACTTGGAGGACAGAGCATGGGCGACACTGTCACGAGGCAAGAGGAGTGCTGGCGCCGGCGGTTTCATGGATGGCGTGCAGAGCAAGGTGTCTCATTATTTCGAAGACGATTCGCTGCCGATGTACAAAGACAAGCCGTACGGATACGGAAGGAAACGCTGGTGGAGAAGAAAACGAGTGTTAAGCACAATTGCGCTTGCGCTGTTGACCTTTCTCTGGCTGACGGGGTTCATCGGTGGCAATGACAAGAAGCGGTCGTCGACGTCGAAATCTACATGGGCATGGCTGGGCATGTCCAAGGCTAACAAGGTGGCCAATTGGGACGAGAGACGGAAGAGCGTTGTTGAAGCGTTCGAGTTGAGTTGGGATACATACTCGCGCTATGCTTGGG GCTATGACGAGTATCACCCAATTTCGAAGACGGGCAAGAACATGGCGCCCAAGGGACTGGGTTGGATTATAATTGATTCCTTGGACAcaatgatgttgatgaacttgacatCTCGAGTGGAGCATGCACGAGAATGGCTGTCAAAATCTTTGACTTgggaccaggaccaggatGTCAATACGTTCGAAACAACGATTCGCATGCTTGGTGGTCTCTTATCAGCTCATTACCTATCTAACGAGTATCCCAACCTCGCACCTGTAAAGGACGACGACCCAGGGAAGCCAGGCGAGGATCTCTACCTGGAGAAGGCTAAGGATCTAGCTGACCGACTAATGTCCGCATTCGAGTCTGAGTCCGGCGTACCTTACGCCAGCGTGAATCTTGGAAAAATGCAAGGCCTACCCTCCCATGCGGACGGCGGTGCTTCTTCCACGGCCGAAGCAACCACGGTACAACTCGAGTTCAAATACCTTGCAAAGCTGACTGGTGAAACAAATTTCTGGGAGAAGGTTGAGAAGGTGATGGAAGTTGTAGACAATAACAATCCCAAGGGTGGGTTGGTTCCCATCTACCTCTATGCCACGACTGGGGAGTTCCGAGGCTCGAATATCCGCTTGGGAAGCCGAGGTGATTCGTACTATGAGTACCTGATCAAGCAGTACCTCCAGACGAATAAGCAGGAACCGGTGTACGAACAAATGTGGGATGAAGCGCTTGAAGGTGTTCGCAAGCATCTCATTACTTACACTGAACCGACTGGCTACACCATCATTGGAGAACGGCCTAGCGGATTAGACGGCTATCTTTCGCCAAAGATGGACCACCTTGTATGCTTTATGCCTGGCACGATTGCATTGGGGGCTACCGGCGGTCTTACCGAAGCTGAAGCGCGCAAACTCCCATcttggaacaagaagaaggatacCGAAATGAAACTCGCCCGGGAGCTGATGCAAACATGCTGGGGCATGTATAAAGTCATGGCAACTGGATTGGCAGCAGAGATTACATACTTCAGGATTGCGGATCCTCCCCTACCAGAGTCTGCACCACACCATCCCCCAGAGACATTTGACTCTGACCCTCACGCTTCTTGGCGAGATGACTTCCAAGTCCAACCGAACGATGTCCACAACCTGCAGCGACCAGAAACGGTCGAGAGTCTCTTCTATATGTGGAGAATAACTGGTGACATCAAGTATCGTGAATGGGGATGGGAAATGTTTGAATCGTTTGTCAACTATACGGCTGTTGAGAATGAAGGTGGCTTTACGAGCTTAAGCAATGCAAACACGGTTCCCCCTGTAACCAGGGACAATATGGAAAGCTTCTGGCTG GCCGAAACCTTGAAATACCTATACCTCCTCTTCTCACCCAACGATTTACTGCCTTTGGACAAGGTTGTCATCAACACTGAGGCGCATCCTTTCCCTCGATTCGACCTGGGCAAGCTCTTCTCGACGGGTTGGAAGCGTAAACCGCGGGATGCACATGGAAATATTATTGGGGATAGTAAGACTGTATCTGCATAA